The genomic stretch CGAGCCACTCGCGGTAGTCCTCGAAGACGGTCATGACGTCCGCCTTGTCGGAGACGTCGTGGGACTCGAACCGGCCGCCGATGGCGAAGAAGGGCATATGGAACGCAAAGCCGCCGTAGGTGTCGTAACCCGCACTGCCGAAGGCGTCCGGCAGAGTCGTCCGCTCGTCGGGGAGCTTCGGCGGGATGACGAGGTCCGTCGACCCGGTGTCGGCCGCGTCAGTCTGGCGGATAGCACCGTGTTCGTGCGGATACTCGCCGGTGACGAGCGAGGTGACGGCCGGGAACGTCCACGGCGCGGGCGTGACGAGGTCACGCGCCAGTCGCTCGTGGAGGAACGGGCTGTCCGCGGCCGTGACGGCGTCGGCGCGGAGTGCGTCGACGACGACGCAGACCACGTGGTCCGGCGCGCCCGCTGCGGGCGACCGCGACGGGAGCCGTCGTTGGCGACGGCGGTACTCGCGGTCGGCCTTGACCGTCAGAACCCGGTTGTACGGGCCGACGAGCCGACGTTTGACACCGTCCGGGAGCGACTGCATCAGCCGTCGTTTGGCCGTGTCCACCCCCTCGATGACGGCGTCGGTGCGGCTCCGGTCGTCGCTGTGGGGTCCCGAGCCGCTCACGCGTCGTCACTCCAGAGGCGGGCCGCGGGGACCTCGCAGGCGTCACAGACGACGGCGGGTGCGTCCTTGTACTCGCCGCGATTGAGGGTCCCGTCGCACTGGCGTTGCGGGCAAGGTTCGGTGGCGAGGCGGGCGAGGACGTCGTTCTCGGCCTGACCGAGCCACTCGAAACGACTCTCGCTCACGCGGAGACCTCCCGGTCGATGAGTTCGACCATCCGTTCGGCGGTGTCGCCGATGGTGTAGGCCGCGGCCGCGTCGGCGTTGGCGCGGGCGA from Halogranum gelatinilyticum encodes the following:
- a CDS encoding HVO_A0556 family zinc finger protein, translated to MSESRFEWLGQAENDVLARLATEPCPQRQCDGTLNRGEYKDAPAVVCDACEVPAARLWSDDA